In the Blautia coccoides genome, TGGGCAGAGATTGCCAGGGATTCTGATTATTACACGTATTTTGCTCCGGTACAGCAGTCCTCCACTGTCAAAAAAAGTATTCTCCCTATGGTGAAGGTCCTGTATGACAGCTTTACCTTTAAAGAGATTGGTTCCTGTTATGTGGGCATCAATTTTTCCGCAGTGGAAAATATCGCCAATTCCGCACAGACACAGAGCAATGTTATGCTCATATACAACGCCGACGGCGGACTTGCCTACTCTTCTGATGAGGACTTTATAACAAAGGATGCCTCTGGCGATCTGAAAAAAGCTATACGAAATTTCAATCAAAGGATCACTAAGGAAAGCTCTGTGCGGACAGAAAAATTAACCGTAGGCTCTGATTCCTATCTGATCAACGGCTGCTATAACAAGACCACCGGCTGGCATATCGTACATTTTATGAATAATTCCCTGATCACTCAGGCTTACCGGAATAACTTATATCACTATGCAGGTATCTTTCTCCTGGCGATCTTCCTGGGTCTGATACTGGCTGTACTTCTCTCCAGGGGGCTGACCCGCTCCATTCGGCAGCTCTGTGAAAAGATTGATTCCAGGGATACCACCAACTATAGTGATATTACTGTGGAGGGGAGGATTTCCAATCAGGAACTGCAGAAGGTGGTACACAGCTTTAACCGTTTGAACAGCCGTCTGACCCAGAGCATACAGCAGAATTATCAAAGCTGTCTGAATGAACAGCAGATGCACATTCAGGTTCTTCAGGCACAGATCAACCATCACTTTCTCTATAATACCCTGAATGTTATAAAATCACTGGCTGATATTCATAACGTGCCTGAGATCAAGACCATTGCCATGTGTATGTCTGAGCTGCTGCGCTACAATCTGAAGAAGGTCCCTATTGTGCTGTTAAAAGAGGAATTATTACAGATCCAGCGCTATATGACCATTTAAAACATACGGTTTCCGGGGAAATTTTCTTTTGATTATGACGTTCCCGATGAATTTCTGGGGCTTGAGATCCCTGCATTTATTCTTCAGCCTTTCGTGGAAAATGCTGTCAGCCATGGTTTTTCTGAAAAGGAAGAAAACTGTTATATCAGCATAAGCGCCAACCTGGAAGGAAACACCCTGCATTTCCTCATTGCAGACAATGGGCAGGGAATGGAAGAAAAGGAACTGACAGAACTGGTGGATTCTCTGAATAAAGAGATTGATTTTCCTGCTGACACTGCCTCACATCATTCAATAGGCATACGGAACGTACAGCAGCGGATCCAAAGCTATTACGGAAGGGAATACGGACTCACCATTGAAAGCTTTCCCGGACAGGGTACATTGATCGACATTGCCCTTCCCTATGGGAAGAAACCTGTGATACCCTGTGTAAATCAAAAAAATACAGAATAAAACACCGGATGCATCAACGCTTCCCCAAGCATTGATGCATCCGGTTTCTATATT is a window encoding:
- a CDS encoding sensor histidine kinase, with amino-acid sequence MKLQNFSYRTQIFFSSLLLVILPTIILGIATANRTSNEVQEDFSRSMDTITTQANLTLDTLLQDATKVADLHILNKDIRKAMITNYKDDLLSYSQNSYLFSSQLIQANRLNSNVTTCMFKNRYGYTFEYNIPNVKDQYAILDHMDEWAEIARDSDYYTYFAPVQQSSTVKKSILPMVKVLYDSFTFKEIGSCYVGINFSAVENIANSAQTQSNVMLIYNADGGLAYSSDEDFITKDASGDLKKAIRNFNQRITKESSVRTEKLTVGSDSYLINGCYNKTTGWHIVHFMNNSLITQAYRNNLYHYAGIFLLAIFLGLILAVLLSRGLTRSIRQLCEKIDSRDTTNYSDITVEGRISNQELQKVVHSFNRLNSRLTQSIQQNYQSCLNEQQMHIQVLQAQINHHFLYNTLNVIKSLADIHNVPEIKTIAMCMSELLRYNLKKVPIVLLKEELLQIQRYMTI
- a CDS encoding sensor histidine kinase; protein product: MENAVSHGFSEKEENCYISISANLEGNTLHFLIADNGQGMEEKELTELVDSLNKEIDFPADTASHHSIGIRNVQQRIQSYYGREYGLTIESFPGQGTLIDIALPYGKKPVIPCVNQKNTE